The following coding sequences are from one Halictus rubicundus isolate RS-2024b chromosome 11, iyHalRubi1_principal, whole genome shotgun sequence window:
- the LOC143358902 gene encoding uncharacterized protein LOC143358902 isoform X1, with translation MASHSNYDYEDRGQRMRHRVAANARPADSSVACTSTQYYVGPTSDISEEDLAELPSCVYAGRSAQHVPHTSSHTHSPLHYHMPVSTPDHNDTEINGVEEGYYPNGSPYRIQRHAANIRERKRMLSSINSAFDELRVHVPTFPYEKRLSKIDTLRLAIAYIALLREVLAARLDPLTYVERCLRGEINGERAEWNTSDLTARLSWINWENLGVNPNRRSVLTTLALTTDNMN, from the exons ATGGCGAGTCACTCTAATTACGATTACGAGGACAGGGGGCAGAGGATGAGGCACAGGGTCGCTGCGAATGCCAGGCCTGCTGATTCCTCCGTGGCCTGCACCAG TACACAGTACTATGTGGGTCCAACCAGCGACATCAGTGAAGAGGACCTAGCAGAGCTACCCTCATGCGTTTATGCTGGAAGATCCGCTCAGCATGTTCCACACACTTCTTCGCACACCCACTCGCCTTTACATTATCACATGCCTGTCTCCACACCTG ATCACAACGACACAGAAATAAACGGTGTCGAGGAGGGTTACTATCCAAATGGCAGCCCCTACAGAATCCAACGACACGCCGCAAACATAAGGGAAAGAAAACGTATGCTGAG CAGCATCAACTCGGCTTTCGACGAGCTACGAGTCCACGTACCAACGTTCCCATACGAGAAGAGGCTGTCGAAGATCGACACCCTGCGTCTGGCTATAGCGTACATTGCTCTACTGCGAGAAGTGTTGGCAGCGAGGCTCGATCCGCTGACATACGTCGAGAGGTGCCTTAGAGGAGAGATCAACGGGGAACGTGCTGAATGGAACACGAGTG ATCTGACAGCGCGATTGTCATGGATAAATTGGGAGAACCTCGGGGTGAATCCCAACAGACGATCAGTGTTAACCACCCTCGCCCTAACCACAGACAACATGAATTGA
- the LOC143358902 gene encoding uncharacterized protein LOC143358902 isoform X2, giving the protein MASHSNYDYEDRGQRMRHRVAANARPADSSVACTSTQYYVGPTSDISEEDLAELPSCVYAGRSAQHVPHTSSHTHSPLHYHMPVSTPDHNDTEINGVEEGYYPNGSPYRIQRHAANIRERKRMLSINSAFDELRVHVPTFPYEKRLSKIDTLRLAIAYIALLREVLAARLDPLTYVERCLRGEINGERAEWNTSDLTARLSWINWENLGVNPNRRSVLTTLALTTDNMN; this is encoded by the exons ATGGCGAGTCACTCTAATTACGATTACGAGGACAGGGGGCAGAGGATGAGGCACAGGGTCGCTGCGAATGCCAGGCCTGCTGATTCCTCCGTGGCCTGCACCAG TACACAGTACTATGTGGGTCCAACCAGCGACATCAGTGAAGAGGACCTAGCAGAGCTACCCTCATGCGTTTATGCTGGAAGATCCGCTCAGCATGTTCCACACACTTCTTCGCACACCCACTCGCCTTTACATTATCACATGCCTGTCTCCACACCTG ATCACAACGACACAGAAATAAACGGTGTCGAGGAGGGTTACTATCCAAATGGCAGCCCCTACAGAATCCAACGACACGCCGCAAACATAAGGGAAAGAAAACGTATGCTGAG CATCAACTCGGCTTTCGACGAGCTACGAGTCCACGTACCAACGTTCCCATACGAGAAGAGGCTGTCGAAGATCGACACCCTGCGTCTGGCTATAGCGTACATTGCTCTACTGCGAGAAGTGTTGGCAGCGAGGCTCGATCCGCTGACATACGTCGAGAGGTGCCTTAGAGGAGAGATCAACGGGGAACGTGCTGAATGGAACACGAGTG ATCTGACAGCGCGATTGTCATGGATAAATTGGGAGAACCTCGGGGTGAATCCCAACAGACGATCAGTGTTAACCACCCTCGCCCTAACCACAGACAACATGAATTGA
- the LOC143359172 gene encoding uncharacterized protein LOC143359172 — protein MKNRFYSVTITGCSAAKKIPMDNSTRTSLIEHKEDDDVNVIAVIGKGNDRALAHKHPNKSGPLKHRLQNQHRVTEIGNDQKMTLRKRLDSDPLPSETVHYKGSEMPQKLTAETFAYKQDRKYKDDSDYVKDSTETSSGGSTFGAPTKVRRVHRATRRTRGTREIRRNPIRVTKKDPDKGFSRPRQQLISAKKKETFFDLEPAKRGKSSTMPYMNTRSVTRKMYNVGATYQAPTVRDELEWKEWPVHGMHERPVFHPQVGLAAEYLGRYYTSLDGLAYQEIVDRSEIEVVSVDPRCDFVPPSGEKERNRRMNTTQNSTLKNAKTPVSCKKPKSFKACMHESLHCVLGYCSQVMTPTYKTNVEGKINKLIEKKSPKTIKEPEKPSSTRNTTESTVKYKSSASNRESLHKLIDRNKLSSNYSATMKSQSAKNINQVKKPRLFPAQKVYAANSQKPAVFTTYRTLQTGHLQEIMSSSSNHLVLVNTSEVKDGQILRPLPSNMNLIKLEDSNETLFDIPSVFKNAIPCDDLPESSKMILKQPPVKRGNKVEFTVTKYLLDNSQKNRVIAPKEPNVSENKLPYETTTKEVNAKVMSDNLNKTWCATDASEIAKILSEYNKSSTKKPAIENQGFYANLKNIRIKEVSNKENNSLKQPVQDSSLMRNMNIKFPQGKLRRFHLTVEKLKDMKSSSNERKTVTVSNRQSIFKIDHAAVDPAPESHPENFKFLELSQSTKLEKKENNSMTMVNESAMKTQSLQELLGNTAVLYCAATGTHQDDLAYYVDSLDAAQSIQWLETCKNVTF, from the exons ATGAA GAATAGATTCTACAGCGTTACCATAACCGGATGTTCGGCTGCCAAGAAGATTCCAATGGATAATTCAACGAGGACGAGTTTGATAGAACACAAGGAGGACGATGACGTGAACGTGATCGCGGTGATAGGGAAAGGAAATGACAGAGCACTGGCACACAAACACCCTAACAAGTCGGGTCCGCTGAAACATCGCTTGCAGAACCAACATCGAGTCACCGAGATCGGCAATGATCAGAAAATGACTCTCCGGAAGCGATTGGACTCGGACCCGTTGCCCTCGGAGACTGTTCATTACAAAGGAAGCGAAATGCCTCAGAAACTGACTGCGGAAACGTTTGCGTACAAACAGGACCGAAAATACAAGGACGATAGCGATTATGTGAAGGACTCCACGGAAACCAGCAGCGGGGGATCCACTTTCGGCGCGCCCACGAAAGTTAGACGCGTTCATCGAGCCACGAGAAGAAC CCGTGGGACCAGAGAAATTCGCAGGAATCCGATACGTGTGACGAAGAAGGATCCAGACAAAGGATTTTCCAGGCCAAGACAACAATTGATTTCAGCGAAGAAGAAGGAGACATTCTTTGATTTAGAGCCTGCTAAGCGAGGGAAATCTTCCACGATGCCATACATGAACACACGGTCCGTCACAAGGAAGATGTACAATGTAGGAGCTACATATCAAGCGCCTACAGTGAGAGATGAACTGGAATGGAAAGAGTGGCCGGTGCATGGTATGCATGAGAGACCAGTCTTTCATCCTCAG GTGGGCTTAGCCGCAGAATACTTGGGTCGTTACTATACCAGCTTGGATGGTCTGGCTTACCAAGAGATAGTCGATCGGTCTGAGATAGAAGTGGTCTCTGTAGACCCTCGTTGTGATTTTGTACCTCCCTCTGGCGAAAAGGAACGAAACAGGAGAATGAATACGACTCAAAATTCAACCTTAAAAAATGCAAAGACACCTGTTTCATGTAAGAAACCAAAGTCCTTTAAGGCCTGTATGCACGAGAGTTTACACTGTGTTCTGGGCTACTGTTCGCAAGTGATGACTCCCACTTACAAGACCAACGTCGAGGGTaagataaacaaattaatcgagAAGAAGTCGCCTAAAACTATCAAAGAGCCAGAAAAGCCATCTTCAACCAGAAATACTACGGAATCTACTGTCAAATACAAGTCGTCAGCCAGTAACCGGGAGAGCTTGCACAAACTGATAGACAGGAACAAACTATCGAGCAACTACTCTGCGACTATGAAGTCCCAGAGTGCTAAGAACATAAATCAAGTGAAGAAACCACGACTGTTTCCAGCGCAGAAGGTGTACGCCGCTAATTCTCAGAAGCCTGCTGTCTTCACCACCTACAGAACTCTTCAGACTGGACATTTGCAAGAGATAATGAGCTCCTCCAGTAACCATCTAGTCCTTGTCAATACTTCGGAAGTGAAAGATGGTCAGATCTTGAGACCGTTACCTAGCAACATGAACCTGATAAAGCTGGAAGACAGTAACGAAACTCTGTTCGATATACCTTCAGTGTTCAAAAACGCGATTCCCTGCGATGATCTGCCAGAGAGTTCAAAGATGATTTTGAAACAGCCTCCCGTGAAACGTGGGAACAAGGTTGAGTTCACTGTGACAAAGTATCTTCTCGATAACTCGCAAAAGAACAGGGTCATAGCACCAAAAGAACCAAATGTTAGCGAGAACAAGCTGCCTTACGAAACGACTACCAAAGAAGTCAATGCCAAGGTAATGTCCGATAACCTGAACAAGACTTGGTGTGCTACCGATGCTTCGGAGATAGCTAAAATCTTGTCAGAGTATAATAAGAGCAGCACGAAGAAGCCAGCCATTGAGAACCAGGGATTCTATGCCAACTTGAAAAACATTCGGATCAAAGAGGTGTCGAATAAAGAGAATAACAGCTTGAAGCAGCCTGTTCAGGATAGTTCCTTGATGAGGAACATGAACATAAAGTTCCCTCAAGGGAAATTGCGGCGGTTTCATTTGACCGTGGAGAAACTGAAAGACATGAAGAGCAGTTCAAATGAAAGGAAAACTGTAACTGTTTCAAACAGACAGTCGATATTCAAGATTGATCACGCAGCTGTAGATCCTGCGCCAGAGAGTCACCCTGAGAATTTCAAGTTCCTAGAATTGTCTCAAAGTACTAAGttggagaagaaagaaaataattcgatGACCATGGTGAATGAATCGGCAATGAAGACTCAATCTTTGCAAGAGCTGTTGGGGAATACAGCCGTGCTGTATTGTGCTGCTACTGGGACACATCAGGATGATCTAGCGTACTATGTCGATAGTTTAGACGCTGCTCAGAGCATACAGTGGCTGGAGACCTGCAAGAATGTGACTTTCTGA